The genomic window TCATATTCGATATTCCGTCACAAAGTTATAAACGCTACAGTGTTGCCTTAACCGCTCAAACAGGATTTGATGGGACCGATCCTGAGCGAGGAGCTTACACTATAAGCGAATATTTTTAGTTGAGTTAGTCCTGACCGCTTGCCTGCCCGATAAAGGTAGGCAAGATACTGGTCGGGTTATTACGATGCTGTTTACAAGCCTATAAAAAACACGATCATTTTAAATACCTACATATGCCTATCAATCAAAGTGAAAGTTCAGTTTCAGCCAAGTCCAAAGCTTCAATTGATATCAGAACACTTGAACCCATTATGTTTTATTCGGGAAAGCAAGATGAACTGCAGATATTTTTAAATGAAACTGAATATGGTGAACTGATTATTAAGTCACTGTCTAACGACCAGATTCAGGTTAAAGCGGTGCTGCTTGATGAAACAGGCGAAAAACTCAACTGGAAACAGGATTACAAAGGGCTTAGGGTATCAGTGCCAAAGACATTAGTAACCAGTAAGAAGGCCACGGGGAGGGTGGTAAAGGTCACTTTTTAATTAAAATGACAATGATGAAATAAAAATCAATTAATCAATAACCTCAAACCATTAAACATGAAAAACAAAAAACAACTTTGCTTTGCATTGCTTTTGACGATTTCAAGCGGTCTTTTAATAACCGCCTGTAAAAAAGCACCCGTTTCAGAACCAGAAACGCTTAATGCAAAACCAACTACATTGGCACTGAGCTCGGGAACCACTCCGCCGAGTTTTGTTACCAATACCAAAAACCTGAACATTGTAATGTTTGTGCCTACCGATAATCCGGCGCTTGCTGATTACAAAACCCGCTTAACCTCTTTATTGGTTCATTTTCAGGGCTGGTTCCATACCGAAATGTTAAGGTATGGCTATGACAAATACATGGGATTGCCCAAAATCGATTCAACCGGATTGGTGCGTTTTATCGAAATACCAGCTCAGTTTGCACAATCGGCCTATCCTTACGATGCGGGTATTTCTGCAACTAAAATCCTGAACGAAATTGCAGCCTACAAAGCTACGCATGCTTCAGAATTCTCAAATTCAAGTCACACCCTAATTTTATTGCCAAACCGCACTGATGGTGGCGATCAACCTTTTTATGGTTACGGCAAAAATTGCTTCGCGGTAGATAACGCTAATATGGCGGTTGATAAAATTCCCAATGCAACATCAAATTTACTTGGCGGTATGCTGCATGAGCTGGGACACGGCTTAAATTTGCCGCACGATCATGCCAAATATGCATCAGAACAACCAACATTAGGTACTTCTTTAATGGGATCAGGAAATGTAACTTTCAGTAAAGGACAGCCAACATTCTTAACCGAAGTTGATGCCGCTATTTTAAACCGTAACGAAGTGTTCCAGAATCCTTTGCCTACAGAAATACCTTATGAAGCAGCCACCACGACAATTAATGCACAGTTTGCCTACAATGCAACAACACAGGCTTTCAATGTTACAGGTTCATTTACAAGTAATAAAGAAGTAAATGATATCCTGATTTACATGGACCCAGATTTGAGTAGTAGCGATGCTGATTATAATGCCGTGGCATGGAGATCGAACCCCGGTACCGGAAATACAATTTCGACAACTATTCCTTTTAGTGAGCTTTATTACAAAAACAACGAAGCTTACAACATCAGGGTTAAATTGCTATTGAAAAATGGTGGTAATGTGAGCAAAACCTATTCATTTTCATTTTTAAATGGTGTGCCGCAAATTGGTGCAAATGGTTCTGCTAAATTTCATCAGAATGCCAGTTATGGCGGGTACGGTATATCATTACCTGTTGGCCAGTATACCACCGCCGATTTAATAAGCCGCGGTATTAGTAATAACGATGTATCATCTGTTAATTTAGGTCTTGGTGTTAAAGTAATTATGTATGATGGAGATAACTTTACTGGAAGTAGTATTGAATTAACGTCGTCAAGTACCTACGTTTCTACGTTTAACGATAAGGCATCATCCATAAAAGTGATTGCCCTTTAATTATTATTATTTATAACAGGCTTATATTTAATGTTTTAAACCAAATCAAAATGAGAAAACCGCTTTTTTTAAGCCTGTTATTTGTACTGTTTGTTCAGCTATTGGTTGGGCAAACAGTACAAAATAATGCATTGGAACAGTTTAAGACAGAAAAATTCGGTCTGTTTCTACACTGGGGGTTGTATGCGCAAACTGCCGGCGATTGGAAAGGCCATAAGGTTAAAGGAGGAGAGCATTTTATGCTTTACGAACGGATTCCGGTACAAGAGTACGGAACCATTGCTGATCAATTTAATCCAGTAAAGTTCGATGCAGATGCCTGGGTTAAACAAGCCAAAGAAGCAGGGATGAAGTATATCGTTGTTACGGCCAAGCATCATGATGGATTTGCCATGTACAACTCAACCAGCAGCGATTATAATATTGTAAAAAGAAGCCCCTTTAAGCGCGATCCAATTGCAGAGCTGGCAAAAGCCTGCAAAAAATACAAAATCACACTTTGCCTTTACTATTCCTTAGGGAGAGATTGGCAAGATCCGGATGTGCCAACCAATTGGCCTGTAAAGGCTGGCAGAAGCAACACCTGGGATTATCCTAATGAAGATAAAAAAGTTTTTAACCGCTATTTCGAAAGAAAAGTTAAACCACAGATCACCGAACTTTTAAATAACTATGGGCCCATTGGTGCACTTTGGTTCGATACGCCTGAACTTATCAGTAAAACAGAGAGTGCAGAACTTAAAGCGTTAGTTAATAAATTACAGCCAAACTGCTTGGTTAACAATAGAATTGGAAATGGTTATGGCGATTTTTCAATTTCTGAACAGTCTTTGTCGCCATCATCAAAAAAAGCATGGGAGTCTTGTTTAACCATTGGCCAAAACTGGGGCTACAACAAGCACGATAGTCTTTGGAAATCGCCAGAAATGCTGGTGCGGCACTTGGTAGAAGTAGTTGCTAACGGGGGCAATCTGTTGTTAAATATTGGCCCTAAAGGCGATGGTACATTTCCGGATTGGGCAACTGCCCGATTAAAAACGATAGGTAAATGGATGGATATTAATCATGAGGCCATTTACGCTAGCCACCCATGGTTGACCATAAAAGAAAATAGTGGAGAAAAGATCGACATTATTTCCATCGAAGAAAGTAAAAACGCCATTAAAGATGCCGTTTTTGATGGTACACCTAAATCTTTAACACCAGATATTTATTATGCCGCAAAGGATAAGACAGTATATGCTTTTTTAAGAAGCTGGCAAAAGCCAGATGTACTGTTAAAGCAGATAAACAAAAACACATTGTCTGTTAAAAATATTGAACTTCTGGGAAACAATAAGAAAATAAAATGGGCAATAAATAATGAGGGGCTTAATGTCGATTTACCAATTGATTATAAAAAAGGAAGCCAGTTTCCTGTATATGTATTAAAAATAACAACCAATTAATGAGGTTACTATATATATTATCTATACTAATTATTTATTCAACGGCATTTGCACAGCAGCCGGGAATTATTCCTATGCCAGTGCAATTTGTAAAAGGCAATGGCTATTATACCATAAATAATTACAGTAGCATTAGTTATAATAACGAACAGCTAAAAACGATTGCTTACTATTTTCAGAACGAATTATTAAGTCAAAAAGGAATTACCCTTCAGCGGAAAGCAAAATCGGCAAGTATTGTGCTGATGCTAAAAGCCGGAAAAAAACATGCAGATTCATGTGCTTATCAGATCAGTATCAAACCTGATCAGATTATAGTTTCTGCTACACATCCCAATGGCATTTTTTATGGGGTGGTTTCGCTGTTGCAATTGGCACTAACCAATAAAAACAATCAGCTTCCTGCTGCAGAAATAAGTGATGCACCTGCCTATGCATGGCGTGGCTTTATGCTCGATGAATCCCGTCATTTTTTTGGCAAACAAAAAGTAAAGTCTATTTTAAA from Flavobacterium sp. W4I14 includes these protein-coding regions:
- a CDS encoding hypothetical protein (product_source=Hypo-rule applied; superfamily=51011), whose protein sequence is MPINQSESSVSAKSKASIDIRTLEPIMFYSGKQDELQIFLNETEYGELIIKSLSNDQIQVKAVLLDETGEKLNWKQDYKGLRVSVPKTLVTSKKATGRVVKVTF
- a CDS encoding hypothetical protein (product_source=Hypo-rule applied; cleavage_site_network=SignalP-noTM; superfamily=49695,55486); protein product: MKNKKQLCFALLLTISSGLLITACKKAPVSEPETLNAKPTTLALSSGTTPPSFVTNTKNLNIVMFVPTDNPALADYKTRLTSLLVHFQGWFHTEMLRYGYDKYMGLPKIDSTGLVRFIEIPAQFAQSAYPYDAGISATKILNEIAAYKATHASEFSNSSHTLILLPNRTDGGDQPFYGYGKNCFAVDNANMAVDKIPNATSNLLGGMLHELGHGLNLPHDHAKYASEQPTLGTSLMGSGNVTFSKGQPTFLTEVDAAILNRNEVFQNPLPTEIPYEAATTTINAQFAYNATTQAFNVTGSFTSNKEVNDILIYMDPDLSSSDADYNAVAWRSNPGTGNTISTTIPFSELYYKNNEAYNIRVKLLLKNGGNVSKTYSFSFLNGVPQIGANGSAKFHQNASYGGYGISLPVGQYTTADLISRGISNNDVSSVNLGLGVKVIMYDGDNFTGSSIELTSSSTYVSTFNDKASSIKVIAL
- a CDS encoding alpha-L-fucosidase (product_source=KO:K01206; cath_funfam=3.20.20.80; cog=COG3669; ko=KO:K01206; pfam=PF01120,PF16757; smart=SM00812; superfamily=51445) produces the protein MRKPLFLSLLFVLFVQLLVGQTVQNNALEQFKTEKFGLFLHWGLYAQTAGDWKGHKVKGGEHFMLYERIPVQEYGTIADQFNPVKFDADAWVKQAKEAGMKYIVVTAKHHDGFAMYNSTSSDYNIVKRSPFKRDPIAELAKACKKYKITLCLYYSLGRDWQDPDVPTNWPVKAGRSNTWDYPNEDKKVFNRYFERKVKPQITELLNNYGPIGALWFDTPELISKTESAELKALVNKLQPNCLVNNRIGNGYGDFSISEQSLSPSSKKAWESCLTIGQNWGYNKHDSLWKSPEMLVRHLVEVVANGGNLLLNIGPKGDGTFPDWATARLKTIGKWMDINHEAIYASHPWLTIKENSGEKIDIISIEESKNAIKDAVFDGTPKSLTPDIYYAAKDKTVYAFLRSWQKPDVLLKQINKNTLSVKNIELLGNNKKIKWAINNEGLNVDLPIDYKKGSQFPVYVLKITTN